The proteins below are encoded in one region of Aspergillus nidulans FGSC A4 chromosome III:
- a CDS encoding putative kinase scy1 (transcript_id=CADANIAT00006141) — protein MFSSALKSLSSNITANYQVSPHPALVCGPWKIHDGKKKSTGTAASIFIFDKKVLEPRSGSLGGRSGASIKKLQEEVVERLKREAGNLARLRHPSILQVLEPVEETRNGGLMFATERITASLAGLLQEKDSQENSGRLGPASSRYIVEEHDGSRRRRDVEIDELEIQKGLLQTAKGIEFLHESAGLVHGNLNPEAIFINAKSDWKISGLGFAGPADTSNSKSTLPPLALSEVLYQDPRLPPSVQLNLDYTSPDFALDSNVNPSADLFSLGLIIIALYNSPHASPLKSHGSLDAYKRLLTSPSTTPSQSNNFLCSGSIPKDILTHVLPRLITRRPAQRLTAREFQQSQYFDNILVSTIRFLESLPAKNPNEKAQFMRGLQRVLPEFPVSVMEKKLLGALLDELKDRELLSLILQNVFAILKRIPNARRALPEKVIPQLKEIFPAGKGASQERDSKKDAGLMVVLENMTVIAENCPGKEFKDDILPLIRLGFDSPTHTLVDAAIRCLPVILPVLDFSTVKNEVFPPIASTFSRTNSLAVKVRCLQAFTVLCGGSVDNKDDTSDDLSGIVEMNKPQHTKSSILDKYTIQEKLVPSLKAIKTKEPAVMMAALGVFQQVQKVADSDFLALEVLPVLWSFSLGPLLNLSQFSQFMALIKSISSKVEREQMRKLQELSSGDSSGFQNGPASASRNSGSLAQSETESTRDNFERLVLGRGIADSNNQGNDLWCGLVSDTSAAQASPVSQSNSTTLPWPSATGFAGRQPSITARSVTPDTKLSSFPSLQPTGVQSSSGTPSFPALQPSVNPWATVNTHSHQIQPSGASPSIASLMSLNSSSPSLPRTDMQTTPKYSAFSIPPPPSTQNGAASANSQLPFAGSIRQQSPFLSNGVLQTQQGTQKQGLDKYQSLI, from the exons ATGTTCTCGTCGGCGCTTAAATCACTAAGCTCTAACATCACAGCCAACTACCAGGTTTCCCCGCATCCCGCGTTAGTTTGCGGTCCCTGGAAGATTCATgatggaaaaaagaaatcgACCGGTACCGCAGCTTCTATTTTCATATTCGACAAGAAGGTTCTGGAGCCTCGATCTGGCAGCCTGGGAGGTCGGTCCGGGGCATCGATAAAaaagctgcaggaggaagtTGTTGAGCGCCTAAAGCGGGAAGCTGGTAATCTCGCTCGTCTGAGACACCCTTCTATTCTACAAGTGCTCGAGCCTGTTGAAGAAACGCGCAATGGCGGTCTCATGTTCGCAACAGAGAGAATCACCGCATCCCTCGCCGGGCTTCTGCAGGAGAAGGATTCGCAAGAAAACAGCGGAAGGCTAGGCCCGGCGTCTTCGCGGTACATAGTGGAAGAGCATGACGGCTCACGGAGGCGGAGGGATGTGGAGATTGATGAATTAGAGATACAAAAGGGACTGCTCCAGACCGCAAAGGGGATAGAGTTCCTTCACGAGTCCGCCGGCTTAGTTCATGGCAACCTCAACCCAGAGGCCATTTTCATCAACGCCAAATCTGACTGGAAAATATCTGGCCTGGGCTTCGCCGGTCCAGCGGACACATCCAACTCCAAGTCAACTCTACCTCCTTTAGCTCTGTCGGAAGTTCTTTACCAAGACCCACGCCTTCCACCATCTGTTCAACTGAATCTGGATTACACTTCCCCTGACTTTGCTTTGGATTCCAACGTTAACCCCTCCGCCGACCTTTTCTCCCTTGGACTTATAATTATAGCCCTCTATAACTCGCCTCATGCTTCTCCATTAAAGTCCCACGGTAGTCTGGACGCGTACAAGCGACTGCTCACATCGCCGTCAACGACTCCCTCTCAAAGCAACAACTTTCTTTGTTCCGGCTCGATACCGAAGGACATTCTTACGCATGTTCTGCCAAGGTTAATAACTAGACGACCCGCGCAGCGTCTTACTGCTCGAGAGTTTCAGCAGTCTCAATATTTTGACAATATACTTGTATCAACTATTCGGTTCCTGGAATCACTGCCAGCCAAGAACCCAAATGAAAAGGCCCAGTTTATGCGTGGCTTGCAACGGGTGCTACCTGAGTTTCCTGTTTCCGTCATGGAGAAAAAGCTTCTGGGGGCTCTATTAGACGAACTTAAAGACCGTGAACTCCTCTCACTCATCCTGCAAAATGTCTTTGCAATTCTGAAGCGCATTCCCAATGCGCGTCGTGCACTCCCTGAAAAAGTGATTCCGCAACTCAAAGAGATCTTTCCGGCAGGAAAAGGCGCTTCCCAGGAGCGGGATTCGAAAAAAGATGCGGGGCTTATGGTAGTTCTCGAGAATATGACTGTTATTGCTGAAAATTGTCCTGgcaaggagttcaaggacg ATATCCTACCTCTGATCCGCTTAGGATTTGATTCGCCTACTCATACCCTAGTTGATGCTGCTATCAGGTGCCTGCCCGTGATCCTCCCCGTACTCGATTTTAGCACTGTGAAGAACGAGGTTTTCCCTCCGATTGCATCTACTTTCAGCCGCACGAACAGTCTTGCCGTCAAAGTACGCTGTCTGCAAGCATTCACTGTGCTTTGTGGTGGCTCCGTGGATAATAAGGATGATACCAGTGATGACTTGTCCGGCATTGTCGAAATGAACAAACCACAACATACGAAATCGTCTATTCTAGACAAGTACACTATTCAAGAGAAGCTCGTTCCGTCCTTGAAAGCAATCAAAACGAAAGAACCGGCTGTTATGATGGCGGCTCTAGGCGTCTTCCAGCAGGTCCAGAAAGTTGCGGATTCTGATTTTCTCGCCCTTGAAGTTCTCCCTGTCCTCTGGAGTTTCAGTCTTGGACCGCTTCTAAACTTGAGCCAGTTTAGCCAATTCATGGCTCTAATCAAGAGCATTTCCTCAAAGGTTGAGCGCGAACAAATGAGAAAACTTCAAGAATTGTCTTCAGGTGATTCTTCTGGGTTTCAGAATGGGCCAGCATCCGCTTCGAGAAACTCGGGCAGTCTTGCGCAATCCGAGACAGAATCTACAAGAGATAATTTCGAGCGTCTAGTTCTTGGACGCGGCATAGCTGATTCAAATAACCAGGGAAACGATCTTTGGTGTGGTTTAGTTTCGGATACGTCAGCTGCACAAGCATCTCCTGTTTCGCAGTCAAATTCCACGACGTTACCCTGGCCTTCGGCCACAGGTTTTGCTGGTAGACAGCCCAGTATAACCGCTCGTTCAGTGACTCCTGATACTAAATTGAGTTCTTTTCCATCTTTGCAGCCGACTGGAGTGCAGTCCTCGTCGGGGACCCCatcatttccagctctcCAGCCCTCGGTGAACCCTTGGGCGACGGTAAACACACATAGCCATCAAATTCAGCCCTCTGGGGCAAGTCCCTCTATTGCATCATTAATGAGTTTGAATTCGTCGAGCCCTTCTTTACCGAGGACAGACATGCAAACAACGCCAAAATACTCTGCGTTCTCAATaccacctccaccttctACACAGAACGGTGCTGCTTCTGCGAACAGTCAACTCCCATTTGCTGGGAGTATCAGACAACAGTCCCCATTCTTGAGCAACGGCGTACTGCAAACGCAGCAAGGAACCCAGAAACAGGGGCTTGACAAATATCAAAGCCTAATATGA
- a CDS encoding dipeptidyl-peptidase III (transcript_id=CADANIAT00006143), whose amino-acid sequence MAAAGGASSIITQVQQTGGPPINTLGGTRIQSLRLIISNLSNIANGYFGTRFTLSRDELLTLPEFVLLSLFPNGLLPDGHMNGFHESDVYPVDYDPASLQYMLDFFRSVAQSIPSSASASPDLEVAPDSMQGSTRDMLQDRAGIIVLREDLDFYVIPPRSDIDHGEMMEVKRSAAKALLRQDGIFSGLRKSDEPGSTEQHLIEMLTAGGFDRDDHWGHRAPEPNKAVICSLALAKLRTDIRGDLASNNVGMAQKLLLFWRKPARRCWWEGVELDNVEGVEGKIKIWIRRVWTLEMVSFVVSQLGPRLLTTP is encoded by the exons ATggcggcagctggaggcgcgTCGAGTATTATTACTCAAGTGCAACAAACAGGAGGACCCCCCATCAACACCCTTGGTGGTACGCGCATTCAGAGTTTACGTCTGATAATATCGAATTTATCTAATATTGCTAATGGCTACTT TGGTACTCGCTTTACGCTCTCCCGTGATGAACTATTAACCCTACCGGAATTTGTCCTTCTGTCGCTCTTCCCAAATGGTTTACTTCCGGATGGGCATATGAACGGTTTTCATGAAAGCGATGTATATCCTGTTGAT TACGATCCAGCTTCCCTCCAATACATGCTAGATTTCTTCCGTTCTGTCGCCCAGTCTATCCCatcttcggcatctgcttctccagaCCTCGAGGTGGCCCCCGATTCTATGCAAGGCTCTACGAGAGACATGCTCCAAGATCGAGCTGGCATAATTGTTTTACGTGAAGATCTGGACTTTTACGTCATTCCTCCTCGATCAGACATTGACCATGGAGAAATGATGGAGGTCAAGCGAAGCGCTGCGAAGGCTCTTCTACGGCAAGATGGGATATTTTCAGGGCTGAGGAAAAGCGATGAGCCGGGATCTACAGAGCAGCATCTCATCGAGATGCTCACCGCCGG GGGATTTGACCGTGATGATCATTGGGGACACCGAGCCCCAGAGCCTAACAAAGCAGTAATTTGCAGCCTTGCATTGGCAAAACTTCGAACTGATATCAGGGGTGACCTAGCCAGTAACAATGTTGGAATGGCTcagaagcttcttctgttctggCGGAAGCCTGCACGAAGATGTTGGTGGGAGGGCGTCGAGTTGGACAATGTTGAGGGTGTTGAAGGCAAGATCAAAATATGGATTCGCAGGGTCTGGACCCTAGAAATGGTGAGTTTTGTGGTTTCTCAACTTGGCCCACGTCTACTAACAACCCCCTAG
- a CDS encoding putative RSC complex subunit Sfh1 (transcript_id=CADANIAT00006144), translated as MANMSPSRGYITTYPPRVRQYANALFTPVIPQTQVGPTPRTTKRGTAAINYAEDGFDDDDFDDSEGPRRPTGLRSLRREESSFDKAALAEKLGKEAHAPVEVQGIFRDWMIKKMIRPAYPGMLLTQRLTRRCLRTGDLIPYLRFGSRTRLCGIFMKRFLPLKSLLLDLSMTWTFPTSMHDPGDRYPDPPAIRGICGRRATSVVSKYTTKISRSTSRFIARRIQYSRASPYCDTGQPRHTGDSDERAPCKRQTSYIRTSSSGPSYILLGWPRNSQRLLLKLKKEVCESGGLISGLGSYGTEIDNQAANGAEAGWRYDPEGLGDEWEPKVETLSKEEIEKREGDRERQIRRLRRETARFSSTAGITPDFARHGGGFFDVDSETPLGRGERNKRKRRFRSLSPSGRGGTPGGRGTPDTGSGAGYGGGGGNDKIGGAATAWYGDQRYGLYATAQLAQEYANPPMVHLYNC; from the exons ATGGCCAATATGTCCCCTTCCAGAGGTTATATCACGACCTACCCGCCACGAGTGCGTCAATATGCAAACGCACTCTTCACACCCGTCATTCCTCAGACTCAGGTCGGTCCGACGCCACGAACCACGAAACGAGGGACTGCAGCCATCAACTACGCGGAAGATGGCTTCGACGAtgacgactttgatgatAGTGAAGGTCCCCGACGACCTACAGGTCTCAGAAGCCTTCGGCGAGAGGAATCTTCGTTCGACAAAGCGGCGTTGGCCGAAAAGCTGGGAAAGGAGGCACACGCGCCAGTAGAGGTTCAAGGGATATTTCGGGATTGGATGATTAAGAAGATGATACGACCCGC GTACCCCGGCATGTTGTTGACCCAGCGATTAACACGACGCTGCCTGCGTACAGGCGACCTGATCCCTTACCTGCGTTTCGGATCAAGGACACGTTTATGTGGAATCTTCATGAAGCGTTTTCTACCCCTGAAGAGTTTGCTACTGGATTTGTCCATGACTTGGACCTTCCCAACCAGCATGCATGACCCTGGCGATCGCTACCCAGATCCGCCAGCAATTAGAGGAATATGCGGGCGTCGCGCTACATCCGTTGTTTCAAAGTACACAACCAAAATCAGCCGCTCCACAAGCAGGTTTATCGCGAGACGCATCCAATACTCCCGCGCCTCCCCATACTGCGACACCGGACAGCCGAGGCACACTGGTGACAGCGACGAAAGAGCCCCTTGTAAACGACA AACAAGCTATATACGGACAAGTTCGAGTGGTCCCTCTTACATCCTCCTGGGATGGCCGAGGAATTCGCAAAGGTTAC TTTTGAAGCTCAAAAAGGAGGTCTGTGAGAGTGGCGGTCTAATTAGCGGTCTAGGCAGCTACGGGACCGAAATTGATAATCAAGCGGCCAACGGCGCTGAGGCAGGTTGGCGATATGACCCCGAAGGTCTCGGCGATGAGTGGGAGCCTAAAGTTGAAACTCTGTCCAaggaagaaattgagaagcGCGAGGGAGACCGCGAGCGACAAATTCGACGCTTACGTCGCGAAACAGCACGGTTCTCTTCAACGGCGGGCATCACGCCTGATTTTGCACGGCACGGAGGCGGCTTCTTTGATGTTGATAGCGAAACTCCCCTAGGACGGGGCGAGAGAAACAAGCGTAAGAGACGGTTCCGTAGTCTCAGTCCGTCAGGCAGGGGAGGTACACCTGGCGGGCGAGGCACCCCAGACACCGGATCAGGCGCCGGCTacggtggaggtggtg GGAACGACAAAATTGGCGGTGCAGCAACTGCATGGTATGGGGATCAGCGGTATGGGCTGTACGCGACGGCCCAGCTGGCCCAAGAGTATGCGAACCCACCCATGGTTCATCTTTACAACTGCTAA
- a CDS encoding uncharacterized protein (transcript_id=CADANIAT00006145), with protein MAIKKSRPPPSYTATVAAQDIKPYDDDDDDDDDDDDKYDDNDHHSHGNTTEHYKTTPTTPSFPVTSTAPTTRAVVIRLDSSINISGDGNTVAIASGQGQNQAQVQTQTQQEASNPKSKVANTTASIIAALQQSGILALRPDSGSNFAPTTVQVPANNEPEWKKYKKC; from the exons ATGGCCATTAAGAAATCCCGTCCACCACCAAGTTATACGGCAACAGTCGCCGCGCAAGATATAAAACcgtatgatgatgatgatgatgatgatgatgatgatgatgacaagTACGACGACAATGATCACCATAGTCACGGCAACACGACCGAGCATTATAAGACCACACCCACAACCCCTTCATTTCCAGTTACAAGCACAGCTCCCACCACGAGGGCTGTAGTGATAAGACTTGACTCGTCTATCAATATTAGTGGAGACGGGAATACCGTCGCAATTGCTTCGGGGCAAGGGCAAAATCAGGCTCAAGTCCAGACACAGACACAGCAAGAGGCATCAAACCCCAAATCGAAAGTCGCCAACACCACAgcctccatcatcgccgctCTCCAACAATCAGGAATCTTAGCCTTAAGGCCTGATTCTGGTTCCAATTTTGCACCCACAACTGTGCAG GTGCCTGCAAACAATGAACCGGAGTGGAAAAAGTATAAGAAGTGTTAA
- a CDS encoding dipeptidyl-peptidase III (transcript_id=CADANIAT00006142), giving the protein MDANVKQHYLADSPPTVVRLEVKHHFDNLKDKNLRKYAHYISRAAFEGTRITLRQVSPESEPIYDLILALYRACDGKWPELAQKTNVSDENLRFFLEYAAQFLGNSGNYKGFGDSKFIPRLPLDAFEALASATPETKAAFQKANTTGGGIYETKEQSLMHLGYPESGHMTTYYPDSPSITKDEITAIGDFFEQKGMPLENTRLRMTASGDFELLIASGVSSPPSRDRDLGDVDSFDLDGKLKGKKVHLVFGDHREEMAKIAHSVKQAGLYAANDTQKKMLDAYALSFGAGSIEAIKESQRLWVKDQKPVLETNLGFVETYRDPHGVRGEWEGFVALVNLERTRAFGKLVDSAESMIPKLPWGNEFEKDKFLSPDFTSLEVLSFQSSGIPAGINLPNYDDIRQNLGFKNVSLGNVLSAKAPNEPIPFIPEADQDVYRNCRDPAFEVQVGIHELLGHGTGKLLQETAPGEYNFDVSNPPISPVTGKPVSSWYKPGQTWSSVFGAIASSYEECRAECVAMVLSCDFNILRIFGFGDGKENISNEAGDVLFAAYLQMARAGLVALEFWDPKTKKWGQAHMQARYSILRTFLDAGDDFVKLAYTKDDLSDLEIKLDRSKILSHGRPAVEKYLQKLHVYKSTADVEAGKALYDDITSVDEWWGTKVRDIVLKNKIPRKIFVQANTILEGDEVILKEYEPTLEGIIQSFAERSV; this is encoded by the exons ATGGATGCCAATGTTAAACAACACTACCTCGCTGACTCGCCTCCGACTGTGGTCCGTCTAGAGGTGAAGCACCACTTTGACAACCTCAAAGACAAGAACCTACGGAAATACGCTCATTACATCAGCCG AGCGGCGTTCGAGGGTACCAGGATAACCTTGCGCCAAGTGAGCCCTGAGTCTGAGCCGATCTATGATTTAATCCTCGCCTTATACCGTGCCTGCGATGGAAAATGGCCCGAGCTAGCTCAAAAGACTAACGTCAGCGACGAAAATCTCCGATTCTTCTTGGAGTACGCTGCTCAGTTCCTTGGTAACTCTGGTAACTATAAGGGCTTTGGTGACTCGAAATTCATTCCACGATTACCCCTAGATGCTTTTGAGGCTCTAGCTTCGGCCACGCCTGAGACCAAAGCTGCGTTTCAAAAGGCCAATACAACTGGTGGAGGCATTTACGAGACAAAGGAGCAGTCTCTTATGCACCTTGGCTATCCAGAGTCTGGGCATATGACAACCTATTACCCCGACTCACCGTCTATCACCAAAGATGAGATTACAGCCATTGGGGACTTCTTTGAGCAAAAGGGCATGCCACTGGAAAACACCAGACTCCGGATGACAGCTTCAGGCGATTTTGAGTTACTGATAGCTTCCGgcgtctcctctcctccctcgcgGGACAGGGACCTGGGAGATGTCGATTCTTTTGACTTGGATGGGAAGCTAAAGGGGAAGAAAGTGCACCTTGTGTTTGGTGACCATAGGGAAGAGATGGCGAAGATCGCTCACAGCGTTAAGCAGGCGGGACTTTACGCAGCAAATGATACTCAGAAGAAAATGCTAGATGCTTACGCACTGTCCTTTGGAGCTGGTTCCATTGAGGCCATCAAAGAGAGTCAGCGCCTCTGGGTCAAGGATCAGAAGCCGGTCCTGGAGACAAATCTCGGGTTTGTCGAGACATATAGGGATCCTCATGGAGTCAGGGGTGAATGGGAGGGGTTTGTTGCTTTG GTCAATCTCGAGCGCACTCGAGCTTTTGGAAAACTTGTAGACAGTGCGGAGAGCATGATTCCTAAGTTACCTTGGGGCAATGAATTTGAGAAAGACAAGTTTCTCAGCCCTGATTTCACTTCGCTTGAAGTTCTGAGTTTTCAGTCGTCTGGCATACCTGCTGGTATCAATCTGCCCAACTACGATGACATTCGCCAAAACCTAGGTTTCAAGAACGTCTCTCTTGGAAACGTACTTTCCGCCAAAGCACCGAATGAGCCCATCCCGTTCATTCCGGAGGCAGATCAAGATGTCTACCGCAATTGCCGTGATCCTGCATTTGAGGTGCAGGTTGGTATCCATGAGTTATTGGGACACGGTACCGGCAAGTTGCTCCAGGAGACTGCACCGGGCGAGTATAACTTTGACGTGTCCAATCCTCCTATCAGTCCAGTGACCGGCAAACCTGTGTCCTCATGGTATAAGCCGGGGCAAACTTGGAGCTCTGTATTTGGAGCCATTGCTTCGTCCTATGAAGAATGCAGAGCTGAATGTGTTGCTATGGTCCTTAGTTGCGACTTCAATATTCTCAGGATTTTCGGCTTTGGAGACGGAAAGGAAAATATATCAAATGAGGCAGGTGATGTTCTATTTGCTGCATACCTGCAGATGGCTCGTGCGGGTCTAGTTGCCTTGGAGTTCTGGGATCCAAAGACAAAGAAATGGGGTCAGGCTCACATGCAGGCTCGGTACAGTATCCTGCGCACTTTCCTCGACGCCGGAGATGATTTTGTCAAGCTCGCTTATACCAAGGATGATCTGTCCGACCTCGAGATCAAATTGGATCGTTCCAAGATTCTTAGCCATGGACGCCCAGCGGTGGAAAAATACCTTCAGAAGCTACACGTCTACAAGAGCACGGCagatgttgaagctggaaaagCCCTTTACGATGATATCACCTCTGTTGACGAGTGGTGGGGCACCAAAGTCCGCGATATCGTTCTGAAGAATAAGATTCCCCGTAAGATATTTGTGCAAGCCAACACAATTCTTGAGGGTGACGAAGTCATTCTCAAGGAGTACGAGCCGACACTCGAGGGTATTATCCAGAGTTTTGCTGAGCGCAGTGTCTAA
- a CDS encoding branched-chain amino acid aminotransferase, cytosolic (transcript_id=CADANIAT00006140) produces the protein MKSLHQLARPRALPSFAAPRAQSARSNRLWQRCFSATRAASEGAQLDPSKLTITKTSTPKELLPAKDLVFGKNFTDHMFTVEWTAKDGWLAPQIVPYQKLQLDPSACVFHYAFECFEGMKAYKDSKGQIRLFRPDKNMQRLNKSSARIALPTVDGEALTKLIGELVKLDSRFIPDARGYSLYLRPTMIGTQSTLGVGPPGSALLFVIASPVGPYYPTGFKAISLEATDYAVRAWPGGVGDKKLGANYAPCIVPQLEAASRGFQQNLWLFGEEEYVTEVGTMNLFIALKNKETGKKELVTANLDGTILEGVTRDSVLALARERLVPKGWQVSERKIRMAEVAEAADEGRLLEVFGAGTAAIVSPVRTISYRGRLVNCGLKETEEAGEIASQMKNWIEGIQYGDEEHPWSYVL, from the exons ATGAAATCCCTCCATCAACTAGCTCGTCCGCGAGCGCTACCTAGCTTCGCTGCTCCACGTGCTCAAAGCGCTCGTTCGAACCGACTATGGCAGAGGTGCTTCAGTGCTACTCGTGCTGCCTCTGAGGGCGCTCAGCTGGACCCCTCCAAGCTCACCATCACGAAAACAAGCACGCCCAAGGAGTTGTTACCCGCTAAGGACCTTGTTTTTGGGAAGAACTTTACCG ATCACATGTTCACCGTCGAATGGACCGCGAAGGACGGCTGGCTCGCTCCACAGATCGTTCCCTACCAAAAGCTCCAACTAGATCCATCAGCTTGCGTATTCCACTATGCCTTTGAATGCTTCGAAGGTATGAAGGCATACAAAGATAGCAAGGGTCAGATTCGTTTGTTCCGGCCCGACAAGAACATGCAGCGCTTGAACAAGTCCTCTGCGCGTATTGCCTTGCCTACTGTTGATGGTGAGGCCCTCACCAAGTTGATTGGCGAGCTGGTCAAGCTCGATAGCAGATTCATCCCTGA CGCACGCGGCTACTCACTTTACCTGCGACCTACGATGATTGGTACCCAAAGCACTCTCGGCGTTGGCCCACCAGGCtctgctcttctctttgtcATTGCTAGTCCCGTGGGTCCTTACTACCCTACTGGATTCAAAGCTATATCATTAGAGGCAACGGATTATGCTGTGCGGGCATGGCCTGGAGGTGTGGGAGATAAGAAACTGGGTGCAAACTATGCCCCTTGCATCGTCCCACAGTTAGAGGCAGCTTCCCGAGGGTTCCAGCAGAATTTATGGCTTTTTGGTGAGGAGGAGTACGTTACGGAGGTTGGCACAATGAACCTTTTCATCGCGCTGAAGAACAAGGAGACcggcaagaaggagcttgtGACTGCCAATCTTGATGGAACCATCCTTGAGGGCGTTACAAGAGACTCTGTGCTAGCGCTTGCCAGGGAAAGACTGGTCCCGAAGGGCTGGCAAGTTTCTGAGCGTAAGATCAGGATGGCGGAAGTCGCCGAGGCGGCCGATGAGGGAAGGTTGCTTGAAGTATTTGGAGCTGGCACGGCAGCAATTGTCAGCCCCGTGCGAACGATCAGCTACCGTGGCAGATTGGTAAACTGCGGGCTGAAGGAAACCGAGGAGGCTGGAGAGATTGCTTCTCAAATGAAGAACTGGATTGAGGGAATCCAATACGGTGACGAGGAGCACCCATGGAG CTATGTTCTGTAA
- a CDS encoding bZIP transcription factor (transcript_id=CADANIAT00006139) has product MHRSNGYSYSTSSRNHGTSSAFSPNANPNEDWTKISDLAERRRIQNRIAQRNYRKKLKRRLEDLEKRAASASESPERTLEKPEPPVRMTAKSRAKHARATKSTSDVHAPASTDRVSYDSYSAQEDRGSMFSYQSTRQLSTSPPPILSYPPYSSLDHYSHSSYGSHLPSYHSYSDVAYHNDYPPPVPSLFPLSMHGAGSAAKKYSSYGDDDIISPFNMSYASMAGIDLSPPQHHHHAENSNVPVHTHTLPSIRATYPQFQSRRS; this is encoded by the exons ATGCATCGCTCCAACGGATATTCATACTCTACAAGCTCAAGAAACCACGGCACAAGTAGTGCATTTAGTCCCAATGCCAACCCGAACGAGGACTGGACCAAGATCTCTGATCTTGCTGAACGGCGCCGTATCCAGAACCGTATTGCCCAGCGCAATTACC gcaagaagctgaagcgcCGTCTGGAGGACCTTGAGAAACGCGCCGCCTCAGCTTCAGAATCTCCAGAGCGGACTCTGGAGAAGCCAGAACCGCCAGTTAGAATGACGGCTAAGTCTCGCGCAAAGCATGCCCGCGCAACCAAGTCTACCTCAGACGTGCACGCCCCTGCTTCAACAGACCGAGTCTCATACGACAGCTACTCCGCGCAAGAAGATCGGGGGTCGATGTTCTCATACCAGAGTACGCGCCAGCTTTCCACGTCGCCGCCGCCCATCCTTTCGTATCCCCCATACTCCTCTCTAGACCATTACTCCCACTCTTCATACGGCAGCCACCTACCGTCATACCACTCCTACAGCGACGTCGCCTACCATAACGATTACCCGCCTCCCGTGCCCTCTCTTTTCCCGCTCTCAATGCACGGCGCTGGCTCCGCAGCAAAGAAGTACTCCTCCTacggcgacgacgacatCATCAGCCCGTTCAACATGAGCTACGCCTCGATGGCGGGAATCGACCTCTCTCCGCCgcagcaccaccatcacGCGGAGAATAGTAACGTTCCTGTACATACCCATACCCTCCCTTCCATCAGGGCGACGTACCCGCAGTTCCAAAGCAGAAGGAGCTAA